A single genomic interval of Microbacterium sp. BLY harbors:
- a CDS encoding YciI family protein has protein sequence MKFMLIMRATDDAVAAYKEMPFEQVIEAMGRYNESMMKAGVLVAGEGLTDAAEGFVVDFSAEKPLLTDGPYGETKELFNGFWIIEVSSREEAAEWASRAPLGPGSFLEVRRVTGPDDFPADNEWIEKEAGWREEQARRAEQA, from the coding sequence ATGAAGTTCATGCTCATCATGCGCGCGACGGACGACGCGGTGGCCGCCTACAAGGAGATGCCCTTCGAGCAGGTCATCGAGGCCATGGGCCGGTACAACGAGTCAATGATGAAGGCGGGCGTCCTCGTCGCCGGAGAGGGCCTGACCGACGCGGCGGAGGGCTTCGTCGTCGACTTCAGCGCCGAGAAGCCGCTCCTCACCGACGGCCCCTACGGCGAGACGAAGGAGCTCTTCAACGGCTTCTGGATCATCGAGGTGTCGTCGCGCGAAGAGGCCGCGGAATGGGCGAGTCGGGCCCCGCTGGGCCCGGGCTCCTTCCTCGAGGTGCGCCGGGTGACGGGTCCCGACGACTTCCCGGCCGACAACGAGTGGATCGAGAAGGAGGCGGGTTGGCGGGAGGAGCAGGCCCGCCGCGCCGAGCAGGCGTGA
- a CDS encoding glycoside hydrolase family 10 protein: MKRRLAATAAAALLLLALPTAAGAAPDEAPLTRYVKDASGAYGYGTEPVSTYPGSGEQVTIPTTLTPENRRFSSAWVGTIGNLNFGWPADAADFDARYATVLDDFSSWNMNAVIFQVRPLLDAYYPSALNPWSEFLTGTQGADPGYDPLQRMVAATHARGMEFHAWLNPYRVTNAKMTSPAILTALDMTAEDVKALTIPQYIAALNEAGILADDNFAVQHPDWVLSFEEKLFLDPGQPEVPAYVAATVAEITANYDVDAIHFDDYFYPYRITVDGQNVFFGAQGEDRATFEEFGLTAGYPDAVAGIEAWRRDNITHLITLVGDAVDAGNAARGTAVQLGISPFGIWEHEALDPAGSHTPTSSSQTYSQAVFADTRGWVQDELIDYIVPQIYWSFDQAAAPYGELAQWWSAAAADSRTQVYVGHALYKHVNNGGWEQAWMNPEEVPNQIRFTQNLDGIDGSVLFSYNDMKPSDLSTLPADQQPKHGAKNTAIDLLTNEAFAHPTLVPAKPWLSDGPVTAPAAPTVVDGELRWQAGDAQEARRYAIYRGTGDPATIVATPGTLIDTVWAGGATALRYPLPSVTAPLAARAAAVTWVVTALDAAAVESAPAAVVVDPVDPTGPGTPTDPTGPATPTDPDTAGDGGGAAAPGSASRGDRDDLAATGGEVPFGGLLLGGLLLTAGAVTAGVAASRRRTR, encoded by the coding sequence ATGAAGAGACGACTGGCCGCCACCGCCGCGGCCGCCCTGCTGCTGCTGGCACTCCCGACGGCCGCGGGAGCGGCCCCCGACGAGGCGCCGCTCACCCGCTACGTCAAGGATGCGTCCGGCGCCTACGGCTACGGCACCGAGCCCGTGTCCACCTATCCGGGCTCCGGGGAACAGGTCACGATCCCGACGACGCTGACCCCCGAGAATCGACGCTTCTCCAGTGCATGGGTGGGGACCATCGGCAACCTGAACTTCGGCTGGCCGGCGGACGCCGCGGACTTCGACGCCCGCTACGCGACGGTGCTCGACGACTTCTCCTCCTGGAACATGAACGCCGTCATCTTCCAGGTGCGGCCCCTCCTGGACGCCTACTACCCCTCGGCGCTGAACCCGTGGTCCGAATTCCTCACCGGGACGCAGGGAGCCGATCCCGGATACGACCCCCTGCAGCGCATGGTCGCGGCGACCCATGCCCGCGGCATGGAGTTCCACGCCTGGCTGAACCCCTACCGCGTGACCAACGCGAAGATGACCTCCCCGGCGATCCTCACCGCGCTGGACATGACCGCCGAGGACGTGAAGGCGCTCACCATCCCCCAGTACATCGCCGCGCTGAACGAGGCCGGCATCCTCGCCGACGACAACTTCGCCGTGCAGCATCCCGACTGGGTGCTGTCGTTCGAGGAGAAGCTCTTCCTCGACCCCGGCCAGCCGGAGGTCCCGGCCTACGTCGCCGCCACCGTCGCGGAGATCACCGCGAACTACGACGTCGACGCCATCCACTTCGACGACTACTTCTACCCGTACCGGATCACCGTCGACGGACAGAACGTGTTCTTCGGCGCGCAGGGCGAGGACCGCGCGACCTTCGAGGAGTTCGGCCTCACCGCCGGGTACCCGGACGCCGTGGCCGGAATCGAGGCCTGGCGCCGCGACAACATCACCCACCTGATCACGCTCGTGGGCGACGCCGTCGATGCCGGCAACGCCGCCCGCGGCACGGCCGTGCAGCTGGGCATCAGCCCGTTCGGCATCTGGGAGCACGAGGCGCTGGACCCGGCAGGCTCCCACACGCCCACCAGCTCGTCGCAGACCTACAGCCAGGCCGTGTTCGCCGACACCCGCGGCTGGGTGCAGGACGAGCTGATCGACTACATCGTCCCGCAGATCTACTGGAGCTTCGACCAGGCCGCGGCGCCGTACGGGGAGCTCGCGCAGTGGTGGAGCGCCGCCGCCGCGGACAGCCGCACCCAGGTCTACGTGGGCCACGCGCTCTACAAGCACGTCAACAACGGCGGCTGGGAGCAGGCCTGGATGAACCCGGAAGAGGTGCCGAACCAGATCCGCTTCACCCAGAATCTCGACGGCATCGACGGCAGCGTCCTGTTCAGCTACAACGACATGAAACCCAGCGACCTGAGCACCCTGCCGGCGGATCAGCAGCCGAAGCACGGGGCGAAGAACACCGCGATCGACCTCCTCACGAACGAGGCCTTCGCCCACCCCACGCTCGTCCCCGCGAAGCCCTGGCTCTCCGACGGCCCGGTGACCGCCCCCGCCGCTCCCACCGTGGTCGACGGCGAGCTCCGCTGGCAGGCCGGGGACGCACAGGAGGCGCGCCGGTACGCGATCTATCGCGGCACGGGCGATCCCGCGACGATCGTCGCGACACCCGGCACCCTGATCGACACCGTGTGGGCGGGCGGGGCCACCGCGCTCCGCTACCCGCTCCCCAGCGTCACCGCGCCGCTCGCCGCCCGCGCCGCCGCGGTGACGTGGGTGGTGACCGCGCTGGATGCCGCGGCCGTCGAGAGCGCGCCCGCGGCCGTCGTGGTCGACCCGGTGGACCCGACCGGCCCCGGCACGCCGACGGATCCGACAGGCCCTGCGACGCCCACCGACCCGGACACCGCGGGCGACGGAGGCGGTGCCGCCGCACCGGGAAGCGCGTCGCGCGGAGACCGCGATGATCTCGCCGCGACCGGAGGTGAGGTGCCCTTCGGAGGCCTGCTGCTGGGTGGGCTGCTGCTGACCGCCGGCGCCGTCACCGCCGGCGTGGCCGCGTCGCGCCGCCGCACGCGCTGA
- a CDS encoding ABC transporter permease has protein sequence MSLANISVIARLELTQRLRSVGWYVLLGVFALVLLGATGLSFAVYSWGDAVGAGVSSIVLNIVLLLVVLVSPTLSGNAINGDREAATLAPIQVTAASTGDIMLGKLLAAIATGGAFLLVALPFLAVSLLGGGTAPGALFVALLILAAEIVIVAAIGVGLSGLIARPLFSVATTYLVVSALVIGTLIVFALGGMAVRSEATTYSRPYDSNGNVDCESWDSYTYQAPRFDLVWWALAANPFVVLADATPTEFSDAGYPLDLYGQIKFGVRSAQLSPLEQRWDDCDPDSTSRTAEQVIDETVPSWFVGLGVQVVLAGSLFAGAWARTRTPARQLPPGTRIA, from the coding sequence ATGAGCCTCGCGAACATCAGCGTCATCGCGCGCCTCGAACTGACGCAGCGGCTGCGGAGCGTCGGCTGGTACGTGCTCCTCGGCGTCTTCGCCCTGGTGCTCCTCGGGGCCACCGGCCTGTCCTTCGCCGTGTACTCCTGGGGCGACGCGGTCGGTGCCGGCGTCTCCTCCATCGTCCTCAACATCGTCCTGCTGCTCGTCGTCCTCGTCTCGCCCACCCTCAGCGGAAACGCGATCAACGGCGACCGCGAGGCCGCGACGCTCGCACCGATCCAGGTCACGGCGGCGTCGACCGGCGACATCATGCTCGGCAAGCTGCTCGCCGCGATCGCGACGGGCGGCGCCTTCCTCCTCGTGGCCCTCCCGTTCCTGGCGGTGTCGCTGCTGGGCGGCGGGACCGCCCCGGGTGCGCTGTTCGTGGCGCTGCTGATCCTCGCCGCGGAGATCGTGATCGTCGCCGCCATCGGTGTGGGACTGAGCGGCCTCATCGCCCGGCCGCTCTTCTCCGTCGCGACGACCTACCTCGTGGTCTCGGCGCTCGTCATCGGGACGCTCATCGTCTTCGCACTGGGCGGCATGGCCGTGCGCAGCGAGGCCACGACCTACAGCCGACCCTACGACAGCAACGGCAACGTGGACTGCGAGAGCTGGGACTCCTACACCTACCAGGCTCCGCGGTTCGACCTCGTGTGGTGGGCGCTCGCCGCCAACCCGTTCGTCGTGCTCGCCGACGCGACCCCCACCGAGTTCAGCGACGCGGGGTACCCGCTGGATCTGTACGGGCAGATCAAGTTCGGCGTCCGCAGCGCACAGCTCTCCCCGCTGGAGCAGCGCTGGGACGACTGTGATCCGGACAGCACGTCGCGGACGGCCGAGCAGGTGATCGATGAGACCGTGCCGAGCTGGTTCGTGGGTCTCGGAGTGCAGGTGGTGCTGGCCGGGTCGCTGTTCGCCGGGGCCTGGGCCCGCACGCGGACGCCGGCGCGGCAGCTGCCTCCCGGCACACGCATCGCCTGA
- a CDS encoding glycerophosphodiester phosphodiesterase family protein → MPSKSPLVIGHRGAPGYRPEHTRSSYELALAMGVDAVEPDVVATKDGVLVVRHENEISGTTDVADRPEFADRRTTRQVDGAALTGWFTEDFTWAELSTLRCRERLPKLRASSASFDGTEPMLRLRDVLDLVRAAAVAQGRDIGVVLEVKHATHFARIGLDLAPLIAQELRDARWAEGELPLIVESFESTVLGRLRAEGIVASFVYLIEAAGHPYDLLVAEGSEALSYPETVAPANLDRLVGQVEGISVDKKMLLVPGTTLVADAHARGLTVFTWTCRPENAFLAAPFRRPGGKRAFGDYAGEWDVIARQGVDGVFVDHPDLGIAFFRG, encoded by the coding sequence GTGCCCAGCAAATCCCCGCTCGTCATCGGGCATCGCGGCGCTCCCGGGTACCGCCCGGAGCACACCCGTTCGTCGTACGAGCTCGCTCTCGCGATGGGGGTCGACGCCGTCGAGCCGGATGTGGTCGCCACCAAGGACGGCGTCCTGGTCGTGCGGCACGAGAACGAGATCTCCGGCACCACGGACGTCGCCGATCGACCGGAGTTCGCTGATCGCCGGACGACCCGGCAGGTCGACGGCGCGGCACTGACCGGCTGGTTCACGGAGGACTTCACCTGGGCGGAGCTGTCCACGCTGCGGTGTCGGGAGCGGCTGCCGAAGCTGCGGGCGTCCAGCGCGTCGTTCGACGGCACCGAGCCGATGCTGCGGCTGCGCGACGTCCTCGACCTCGTGCGCGCGGCCGCGGTCGCGCAGGGCCGGGACATCGGCGTCGTCCTCGAGGTCAAGCACGCCACGCACTTCGCGCGCATCGGGCTCGACCTCGCGCCCCTCATCGCGCAGGAGCTGCGGGACGCCCGGTGGGCTGAGGGGGAGCTGCCGCTGATCGTGGAGAGCTTCGAGTCGACCGTGCTCGGGCGGCTCCGTGCCGAGGGCATCGTCGCGAGCTTCGTGTACCTCATCGAGGCGGCGGGGCACCCGTACGACCTCCTCGTCGCCGAGGGGTCGGAAGCGCTGAGCTATCCGGAGACGGTGGCCCCCGCCAACCTCGACCGCCTGGTCGGGCAGGTCGAGGGGATCAGCGTCGACAAGAAGATGCTGCTCGTGCCGGGGACGACCCTGGTCGCCGATGCGCATGCCCGGGGCCTGACCGTCTTCACCTGGACGTGCCGTCCCGAGAACGCGTTCCTCGCCGCGCCGTTCCGCCGGCCGGGAGGCAAGCGCGCGTTCGGCGACTACGCAGGGGAATGGGACGTGATCGCCCGGCAGGGCGTGGACGGCGTGTTCGTCGACCACCCCGACCTCGGCATCGCGTTCTTCCGGGGCTGA
- a CDS encoding GlsB/YeaQ/YmgE family stress response membrane protein, which translates to MSFLGFLLLGLIAGAIAKLILPGKQGGGWFITLLLGVVGALLGGWLGSLILNRPLTEFWDLGTWLLAIGGSIIVLLIYGLIAGRGQRVND; encoded by the coding sequence ATGAGTTTTCTCGGCTTTCTTCTCCTCGGCCTCATCGCCGGAGCCATCGCGAAGCTGATCCTGCCCGGAAAGCAGGGCGGCGGATGGTTCATCACCCTGCTGTTGGGCGTCGTCGGCGCCCTGCTCGGAGGCTGGCTCGGCAGCCTGATCCTCAACCGTCCGCTCACGGAGTTCTGGGACCTCGGGACCTGGCTCCTCGCCATCGGCGGTTCGATCATCGTGCTGCTGATCTACGGCCTCATCGCGGGCCGCGGTCAGCGGGTCAACGACTGA
- a CDS encoding YccF domain-containing protein, whose product MRTILNIIWVILAGWALFLGYVLAGILLCIPIITIPWAIASFRIAAYAIWPFGREVVSKPTAGVGSFLGNVLWVILAGWWLALGHIVSGLALCITIIGIPMGIADFKMVPVSLMPLGKEIVSTRQGAFDRTL is encoded by the coding sequence ATGCGCACGATCCTCAACATCATCTGGGTCATCCTCGCGGGCTGGGCGCTCTTCCTCGGCTACGTCCTGGCCGGCATCCTGCTGTGCATCCCGATCATCACGATCCCGTGGGCGATCGCCTCGTTCCGCATCGCCGCCTACGCCATCTGGCCGTTCGGCCGCGAGGTCGTCAGCAAGCCGACGGCCGGCGTCGGGTCGTTCCTCGGCAACGTGCTCTGGGTCATCCTCGCCGGATGGTGGCTCGCCCTCGGTCACATCGTGTCGGGCCTGGCGCTGTGCATCACGATCATCGGCATCCCGATGGGCATCGCCGACTTCAAGATGGTGCCGGTCTCGCTCATGCCCCTCGGCAAGGAGATCGTCTCCACTCGTCAGGGCGCGTTCGATCGCACGCTCTGA
- a CDS encoding Bax inhibitor-1/YccA family protein: protein MSNFAFNNPAFQQQDPRNVATYPGAPQAAQGAQAASFQHGAMDAAANAQLEGMYAAPAAGAIETDRMSVEDTVWKTAGLFGILLVTAAVGWVLTLGGLDVPRYDPYNPAAVNVLPWALGALGGFVLAMVITFTSRKKVRPALIFAYAAFEGLFIGGISAFFEVRWPGIVFQATLATISVVGVTLALFASGKIRASKKATKIFMIAMIGYLVFSLLNLVLMWTGINTNAFGLFSAEIMGIPLGLIIGVLVVIMAAYSLVLDFDQIQQGVRNGAPRKYGWLGAFGIMVTVVWLYVEILRIIAIARGNN, encoded by the coding sequence ATGAGCAACTTCGCTTTCAACAATCCTGCTTTCCAGCAGCAGGACCCGCGCAACGTCGCGACGTACCCGGGTGCGCCCCAGGCTGCTCAGGGTGCCCAGGCCGCGTCGTTCCAGCACGGTGCGATGGATGCCGCCGCCAACGCGCAGCTCGAGGGCATGTACGCCGCCCCGGCCGCCGGCGCCATCGAGACCGATCGGATGTCCGTCGAGGACACGGTGTGGAAGACCGCCGGCCTGTTCGGCATCCTCCTCGTCACCGCCGCCGTCGGCTGGGTGCTGACGCTCGGGGGCCTCGACGTGCCCCGCTACGACCCCTACAACCCGGCCGCCGTCAACGTGCTGCCGTGGGCACTCGGCGCGCTCGGCGGCTTCGTGCTCGCGATGGTCATCACCTTCACGTCGCGCAAGAAGGTCCGCCCCGCGCTGATCTTCGCCTACGCGGCCTTCGAGGGACTCTTCATCGGCGGTATCTCGGCGTTCTTCGAGGTCCGCTGGCCCGGCATCGTCTTCCAGGCGACGCTCGCGACGATCTCGGTCGTCGGCGTGACCCTCGCCCTCTTCGCGAGCGGCAAGATCCGCGCCTCGAAGAAGGCGACCAAGATCTTCATGATCGCGATGATCGGCTACCTGGTCTTCTCGCTCCTGAACCTCGTCCTCATGTGGACCGGGATCAACACCAACGCGTTCGGTCTCTTCAGCGCCGAGATCATGGGCATCCCGCTCGGTCTCATCATCGGCGTCCTCGTCGTGATCATGGCGGCCTACTCTCTGGTGCTCGACTTCGACCAGATCCAGCAGGGCGTCCGCAACGGCGCTCCGCGCAAGTACGGCTGGCTCGGCGCCTTCGGCATCATGGTCACCGTCGTCTGGCTGTACGTCGAGATCCTCCGGATCATCGCGATCGCCCGCGGCAACAACTGA
- a CDS encoding ABC transporter ATP-binding protein, with the protein MTGIVVDDVSRAFGDVQAVRGATLRAEAGRVTGLVGPNGAGKTTLLLMLASLLAPDSGTIRIGGVDPEADPLAARRVLGWMPDALGAWPSLTARETIVTTARLYGIARPDAERRAQHLLGLVGLGELADSAAKVLSRGQKQKLGLARALVHDPQVLLLDEPASGLDPEARVQLRVLLRRFAAEGRTVLISSHVLSELEEVVDDAVFLVGGSVVDAAPAQSTIRAWRVRLAGATPERLNADTWQVASALGLAPEALAVDRGAVLVGFAGEDAAAQSLRHLVEAGLPVAEFAPAQSDLEHTFLALRHPAAPDPTTPPPAASHGTEAGA; encoded by the coding sequence ATGACCGGAATAGTGGTGGACGACGTCAGCAGAGCGTTCGGGGACGTGCAGGCCGTGCGAGGGGCCACCCTGCGCGCCGAGGCGGGGAGGGTGACGGGCCTCGTCGGTCCGAACGGGGCGGGCAAGACGACCCTGCTGCTCATGCTCGCCAGCCTGCTCGCTCCCGACAGCGGCACGATCCGGATCGGCGGCGTCGACCCCGAGGCCGATCCGCTCGCCGCCCGGAGGGTGCTGGGGTGGATGCCCGACGCGCTCGGCGCCTGGCCATCGCTCACGGCACGCGAGACGATCGTCACCACGGCACGGCTCTACGGGATCGCGCGGCCGGACGCGGAGCGGCGCGCGCAGCACCTCCTCGGCCTCGTCGGCCTCGGCGAGCTCGCGGACTCCGCGGCGAAGGTGCTCTCACGCGGCCAGAAGCAGAAGCTCGGCCTCGCCCGGGCGCTCGTCCACGACCCGCAGGTCCTGCTGCTCGACGAGCCGGCATCGGGTCTCGACCCCGAGGCCCGCGTACAGCTGCGGGTGCTGCTGCGACGCTTCGCGGCCGAGGGACGCACCGTCCTGATCTCCAGTCACGTGCTGTCCGAGCTCGAGGAGGTCGTCGACGACGCCGTGTTCCTCGTCGGCGGATCCGTCGTGGACGCCGCGCCGGCACAGAGCACCATCCGGGCCTGGCGGGTGCGGCTCGCCGGCGCCACCCCGGAGCGCCTGAATGCGGACACCTGGCAGGTCGCCTCCGCGCTCGGGCTCGCCCCCGAGGCCCTCGCCGTGGATCGCGGTGCCGTCCTCGTCGGCTTCGCGGGGGAGGACGCCGCCGCGCAGTCGCTGCGTCACCTCGTGGAGGCCGGCCTTCCGGTGGCGGAGTTCGCCCCCGCGCAGAGCGACCTGGAGCACACGTTCCTCGCGCTGCGGCACCCGGCGGCGCCCGACCCGACGACACCGCCGCCTGCGGCATCCCACGGAACGGAGGCGGGCGCATGA
- a CDS encoding RNA polymerase sigma factor, with translation MTLPEDPATAPADSAKEAAERAVAAVWRIESARIVGTLIRLVGDFGLAEDLAQEALVDALRQWPVEGVPRNAAAWLTAVAKRKAVDGWRRRERGNEHLALLAHDLEQQQADAPDLLWDPDAVDDDVLRLLFIACHPVLSREAQVALTLRVVGGLSSEEIARAFLVPTATVQQRIVRAKKTLAAARAPFEVPPREDRTARLGGVLAVLYLIFNEAHAASSGPDWMRPELSDEAIRLGRMLTALLPREPEVHGLLALMELTAARFPARVDADGEPVLLADQDRRRWDRGRIIRGRAALARADGLGRGRGAYGLQAAIAECHALAPSVAETDWDRIVVLYEALGRIAPSPVVELNRAAAVAMATGPASALRLLDEVAASGALRGYHLLPATRGELLRRLGREDEARSEFAVAAGLAGNDRERALLERKSQGAAT, from the coding sequence ATGACTCTGCCCGAAGACCCCGCGACGGCCCCCGCCGACTCCGCGAAGGAGGCGGCCGAGCGGGCCGTCGCGGCGGTGTGGCGCATCGAGTCCGCGCGCATCGTCGGGACGCTGATCCGTCTCGTGGGCGACTTCGGCCTGGCCGAGGATCTCGCCCAGGAAGCCCTGGTCGACGCGCTGCGGCAGTGGCCGGTCGAGGGGGTCCCGCGCAACGCGGCAGCCTGGCTGACCGCCGTCGCGAAGCGCAAGGCCGTGGATGGCTGGCGGCGTCGCGAGCGCGGGAACGAGCACCTCGCGCTGCTCGCGCACGACCTCGAGCAGCAGCAGGCGGACGCCCCGGATCTCCTGTGGGATCCGGACGCCGTGGACGACGATGTGCTGCGACTCCTCTTCATCGCGTGCCATCCCGTGCTCTCCCGGGAGGCTCAGGTCGCGCTCACGCTGCGGGTGGTCGGCGGCTTGTCGAGTGAGGAGATCGCGCGCGCGTTCCTCGTGCCCACGGCGACCGTGCAGCAGCGGATCGTCCGTGCGAAGAAGACGCTCGCCGCGGCCCGGGCGCCGTTCGAGGTTCCGCCGCGCGAGGATCGCACGGCCCGCCTCGGCGGTGTCCTCGCGGTGCTGTACCTCATCTTCAACGAGGCGCATGCCGCGAGCAGCGGTCCGGACTGGATGCGACCCGAGCTGAGCGACGAGGCGATCCGGCTCGGCCGGATGCTGACGGCGCTGCTGCCGCGGGAGCCGGAGGTGCACGGTCTGCTCGCCCTGATGGAGCTCACGGCGGCGCGCTTCCCGGCCCGGGTCGACGCGGACGGGGAGCCGGTGCTCCTGGCCGATCAGGACCGTCGCCGGTGGGACCGCGGCCGCATCATTCGCGGGCGCGCGGCCTTGGCGCGCGCGGATGGTCTCGGTCGCGGCCGTGGCGCGTACGGTCTCCAGGCCGCGATCGCCGAGTGCCATGCCCTCGCTCCGTCCGTCGCGGAGACCGACTGGGACCGGATCGTCGTCCTCTACGAGGCTCTCGGGCGGATCGCCCCATCACCCGTGGTCGAACTGAACCGCGCGGCGGCGGTGGCGATGGCGACCGGTCCCGCCTCGGCCTTGCGCCTGCTCGACGAGGTGGCGGCGTCCGGCGCGCTGCGCGGATACCACCTGCTGCCGGCGACCCGCGGCGAACTGCTGCGGCGGCTCGGACGCGAGGACGAGGCGCGCAGCGAGTTCGCGGTGGCCGCGGGACTGGCGGGCAACGATCGCGAGCGCGCCCTCCTGGAACGCAAGTCCCAGGGCGCGGCGACCTGA
- a CDS encoding glycosyltransferase, translating to MPPVSAPVLPNAEYLVLSSRLIPGLDGGYTIATLARARLLAAAGAGGGRGPELLTFDPGTAADHAAHRRVFAERGALTDPSRLRNLFDEAIGPDGGASAWLRAAADTAVTADPDVEYRVLADVEGRPFAALPVIPGNPDWHLTEEPVLVYDEAGTVTGALHGFRGLYRAWLTHVTARRGDRPIVVICESRQLGELIADWDDPRVRIVHTVHTIHVEAPYTPDADMNTLWTRWFRLADRFDAVVWPTATQRDDVVARFGGAANHVVVPNPISPVERRDHLREDGLVVVLGRLAAGKRIDHAIRAFLAADVPGTRMEIWGTGPEGERLATLIDELDAADRVRLCGYTTDPATVLDRAALLVTSTAFEGQPLGVVEALLHGTPVVSYDVRYGIRDVLGAGGGALVPAGDVEALAAALRQLLTDPERLAAARAEAPSVAAAWSPERSLAALAETITAVLQAPPRR from the coding sequence ATGCCCCCGGTCTCGGCGCCGGTCCTCCCGAACGCCGAGTACCTCGTGCTGTCCAGCCGGCTGATCCCGGGGCTGGACGGCGGCTACACGATCGCGACGCTCGCGCGTGCGCGGCTCCTCGCCGCCGCCGGTGCAGGCGGGGGCCGGGGCCCGGAGCTGCTGACGTTCGATCCGGGGACGGCGGCGGATCATGCCGCGCATCGCCGGGTGTTCGCCGAGCGCGGGGCGCTCACCGATCCGTCGCGCCTGCGGAACCTCTTCGATGAGGCCATCGGCCCGGACGGCGGAGCGTCCGCCTGGCTGCGCGCCGCCGCCGACACGGCGGTCACGGCCGACCCCGATGTGGAGTACCGGGTGCTCGCCGACGTCGAGGGACGTCCGTTCGCGGCGCTGCCGGTGATCCCGGGCAACCCGGACTGGCATCTGACCGAGGAGCCGGTCCTCGTGTACGACGAGGCGGGGACGGTGACGGGGGCGTTGCACGGCTTCCGCGGGCTCTACCGGGCGTGGCTCACCCACGTGACCGCGCGACGAGGAGACCGTCCGATCGTCGTCATCTGCGAGTCGCGTCAGCTCGGCGAGCTCATCGCGGACTGGGACGACCCGCGGGTCCGCATCGTCCACACCGTGCACACCATCCACGTCGAGGCCCCGTACACGCCCGATGCGGACATGAACACGCTGTGGACACGGTGGTTCCGGCTGGCCGACCGGTTCGACGCCGTGGTCTGGCCGACCGCCACGCAGCGGGACGACGTCGTGGCCCGTTTCGGCGGCGCGGCGAACCACGTGGTGGTGCCGAACCCCATCTCTCCGGTCGAGCGGCGCGATCACCTGCGCGAGGACGGGCTCGTCGTGGTGCTGGGCCGCCTCGCGGCGGGCAAGCGCATCGATCACGCCATCCGTGCCTTCCTCGCGGCGGACGTGCCGGGCACCCGCATGGAGATCTGGGGCACCGGTCCGGAGGGGGAGCGGCTGGCGACGCTGATCGACGAGCTCGACGCCGCCGACCGGGTCCGCCTCTGCGGCTACACCACGGATCCGGCGACGGTGCTCGACCGCGCCGCGCTCCTGGTCACGTCGACCGCGTTCGAGGGGCAGCCGCTCGGAGTCGTCGAGGCGCTTCTGCACGGCACGCCCGTCGTGTCCTACGACGTGCGGTACGGTATCCGCGATGTGCTCGGCGCCGGGGGCGGCGCGCTCGTGCCTGCCGGCGATGTCGAGGCGTTGGCGGCAGCGCTGCGGCAGCTGCTGACCGATCCGGAGCGTCTCGCCGCCGCGCGTGCGGAGGCGCCGTCGGTCGCGGCGGCGTGGAGCCCGGAGCGTTCTCTGGCGGCCCTGGCTGAGACGATCACCGCGGTCCTGCAGGCCCCGCCTCGACGCTGA